One genomic region from Microcystis panniformis FACHB-1757 encodes:
- a CDS encoding RNA-guided endonuclease InsQ/TnpB family protein: MEKAYYYRFYPTPEQESLLRRTLGCVRLVDNKALHLRTQAWYERQERVGYTETSSMLTDWKKQEELEFLNEVSCVPLQQGLRHLQTAFTNFFAGRTKYPNFKKKHQGGSAEFTKSAFKFKDKQIYLAKCTEPLPIRWSRQIPESCEPSTVTVRLHPSGRWHISIRFDDPTIKPLPVTDKAIGIDLGISSLVITSDGDKVSNPKHFKNHYRRLRRAAKNLSRKQKGSKNREKAKIKVARIHAQITDSRKDHLHKLTTQLVRENQTIVVENLAVKNMVKNPKLSQAISDVSWGEITRQLAYKCRWYGRNYIEIDRWFPSSKRCSNCGYIAEKMPLNIREWDCPDCGTHHDRDINASKNILAAGLAVSVCRATIRPEQSKSVQAGAEPRKGKKQKPKS; encoded by the coding sequence ATGGAAAAAGCCTATTATTACCGATTTTACCCCACACCCGAACAAGAGTCGCTATTGCGGCGCACTTTGGGCTGTGTAAGATTGGTTGACAATAAAGCTCTCCATCTCAGAACACAAGCTTGGTACGAAAGACAAGAAAGAGTAGGATATACTGAAACTTCTTCAATGCTAACCGATTGGAAAAAACAAGAAGAATTAGAGTTTTTAAACGAAGTTAGCTGTGTACCTTTACAACAAGGGTTAAGACACCTACAAACAGCTTTTACCAATTTCTTTGCTGGTCGTACTAAGTATCCTAACTTTAAGAAAAAACATCAGGGAGGAAGTGCCGAATTTACTAAGTCTGCTTTTAAATTTAAAGACAAACAAATCTATTTAGCTAAATGCACAGAACCTTTACCTATTCGATGGTCAAGACAAATACCAGAAAGCTGTGAACCAAGTACAGTAACAGTCAGATTACATCCTTCTGGACGTTGGCATATCTCAATTAGATTTGATGACCCAACAATTAAGCCATTACCAGTAACAGATAAAGCCATCGGAATTGACTTAGGAATTAGTAGCCTTGTGATTACCAGCGATGGCGATAAAGTGTCTAATCCCAAGCATTTTAAAAACCATTATCGGAGACTGCGAAGAGCAGCGAAAAATCTTTCTAGAAAACAGAAAGGGTCAAAAAATCGGGAAAAGGCAAAAATCAAAGTAGCAAGGATTCACGCTCAAATCACCGATAGTAGAAAAGACCATTTACATAAGCTAACCACTCAATTAGTTCGTGAAAACCAAACGATTGTGGTTGAGAATTTAGCCGTTAAGAATATGGTCAAAAACCCGAAATTATCTCAGGCAATATCTGATGTAAGCTGGGGAGAAATCACCCGACAATTAGCCTATAAATGCCGTTGGTATGGGAGAAATTACATCGAAATAGATAGATGGTTTCCTAGCTCTAAAAGATGTAGTAATTGCGGGTATATTGCTGAAAAAATGCCGTTAAATATTCGAGAATGGGACTGTCCAGACTGTGGGACTCACCATGACCGAGATATTAACGCGAGTAAAAATATTTTGGCCGCAGGGCTTGCGGTGTCAGTCTGTAGAGCGACCATAAGACCAGAACAGAGTAAATCTGTTCAGGCAGGTGCGGAACCCCGCAAGGGAAAGAAGCAGAAACCTAAATCGTGA
- a CDS encoding branched-chain amino acid ABC transporter permease yields MADFFNTYGFLIVSMIFGASLGLSVYLPLMAGQLSLATPGFYALGGYVAAILSTKVFTNTGSNYPLALVFLEMLIAGIIAGILAIVLGIPVLRLRGIYLAIATIAWVEILRIIALNLEITGGAVGIFAIPQPFTTQLAYLWLALPLLFLTMLFLYRLENIKIGRAFNAIRADELAAASMGINPTYHKVLSFTFGAVLAAVVGAVSAHFLNTWNSRQGTFDASIIFLAFVLIGGSRTFVGPVVGGIVLTALPEVLRALGGVNGLPIWLGNFLRDGRLIIFGILIVLGTIFYPQGLITPELIKKLMPFKRRSSLSQVDS; encoded by the coding sequence ATGGCTGACTTTTTTAACACCTATGGTTTTTTAATTGTTTCAATGATATTTGGAGCCAGCTTAGGCCTTTCAGTTTATCTGCCCTTAATGGCCGGTCAATTATCCTTAGCAACCCCCGGTTTTTACGCTTTAGGTGGTTATGTGGCTGCCATTCTTTCCACGAAAGTTTTTACTAATACCGGTAGCAATTATCCCCTGGCTTTGGTCTTTTTAGAAATGTTAATTGCTGGCATTATTGCGGGAATATTAGCCATAGTTTTAGGTATTCCTGTTCTCCGTTTGCGAGGTATTTATTTAGCTATTGCCACGATCGCTTGGGTAGAAATTTTGAGAATTATTGCCCTTAATCTCGAGATAACCGGCGGTGCGGTCGGTATTTTTGCCATTCCCCAACCTTTCACCACTCAATTAGCCTACCTTTGGCTGGCTTTGCCCCTCTTATTCCTAACTATGCTGTTTCTCTACCGGTTAGAAAACATCAAAATTGGTCGGGCATTTAATGCCATTCGTGCCGATGAATTGGCCGCTGCGTCCATGGGAATTAATCCCACCTATCACAAAGTTTTATCCTTCACTTTCGGGGCGGTTTTAGCGGCAGTTGTGGGAGCGGTAAGCGCCCATTTTCTCAATACTTGGAATTCTCGTCAGGGAACTTTTGATGCCAGTATTATTTTCTTGGCTTTCGTTTTAATTGGTGGTTCAAGAACTTTTGTCGGGCCGGTGGTGGGAGGCATTGTTTTAACTGCTTTGCCCGAAGTTTTACGCGCCCTCGGTGGCGTGAATGGTTTACCAATTTGGTTAGGTAATTTCTTGCGCGATGGTCGTTTGATTATTTTTGGAATTTTAATTGTTTTGGGAACTATTTTTTATCCCCAAGGCTTAATTACACCTGAATTAATCAAAAAACTAATGCCTTTTAAAAGACGTTCCTCTCTTAGTCAAGTTGATTCCTAA
- a CDS encoding manganese efflux pump MntP yields the protein MFTSLELFTISFVAVGLAADAVAVSLTSGLMIRHIHVNKALKIALFFGGFQAIMPMIGWGIGLTCRDFLASFDHWIAFIILGAIGSKMIYEAVQNDDEEKKFNPLDSYTLIGLAIATSIDALVVGLGLSMIKTPLLLACTVIGSITFALCFIAVFIGHKFGNLFSQKVEILGGLVLILIGSKILIEHLIA from the coding sequence ATGTTTACTTCACTCGAACTTTTCACCATTTCCTTTGTAGCCGTGGGATTAGCCGCCGATGCCGTGGCCGTTTCTCTGACCAGTGGCCTGATGATTCGTCATATTCATGTTAATAAGGCTTTGAAAATTGCTTTGTTTTTTGGGGGATTTCAAGCGATTATGCCGATGATCGGTTGGGGTATTGGTCTAACTTGTCGCGATTTCCTCGCCTCTTTTGACCACTGGATCGCTTTTATTATTTTAGGGGCGATCGGCAGTAAAATGATCTACGAAGCTGTTCAAAATGATGACGAGGAAAAAAAATTTAATCCTCTAGATTCCTATACTTTAATCGGATTAGCGATCGCTACTAGCATCGATGCTTTAGTAGTTGGTTTGGGTTTATCGATGATTAAAACTCCCTTACTTTTAGCTTGCACTGTCATCGGTTCTATTACCTTTGCTTTATGTTTTATAGCTGTTTTTATCGGGCATAAATTCGGTAATTTATTTAGCCAAAAGGTGGAAATTCTCGGCGGTTTAGTTTTAATATTAATCGGCAGTAAAATCCTTATTGAACATTTAATTGCCTAG
- the queC gene encoding 7-cyano-7-deazaguanine synthase QueC — MTKKAIILLSGGLDSATTAAIALAAGYQLIALSFRYGQRHERELAAAKKIANFLDIKEHHLIEVNLSLWGGSALTDQSIAIPQEGINPNIIPITYVPGRNTVFISIALSLAEAREAEAIYLGINAVDYSGYPDCRPQYLEAFQTLANLSSKAGLEGKAPQLIAPLVMDSKVDIVRRAVSLGVPIADTWSCYQGEVEPCGLCDSCRIRDQALIEAGYPELATPLLKQSGKIGRIVKNGDNLGN; from the coding sequence AAAGGCGATTATTTTACTTTCTGGGGGATTAGATTCAGCGACAACAGCAGCGATCGCTTTAGCTGCTGGTTATCAATTAATCGCCCTTTCCTTTCGTTATGGACAAAGACACGAGCGGGAATTAGCAGCGGCGAAAAAAATTGCTAATTTCCTCGATATTAAAGAACATCATCTGATCGAAGTCAATCTATCTTTGTGGGGAGGTTCCGCTTTAACGGATCAATCTATTGCTATTCCCCAAGAGGGAATTAACCCGAATATTATCCCGATTACCTATGTGCCGGGGAGAAATACAGTTTTTATTTCGATCGCTCTTTCTTTAGCAGAAGCAAGGGAAGCGGAGGCGATATATTTAGGAATTAATGCGGTGGATTATTCCGGTTATCCCGATTGTCGTCCCCAGTATTTAGAGGCCTTTCAAACTTTAGCTAATTTATCATCGAAAGCGGGTTTAGAAGGGAAAGCACCCCAATTAATTGCCCCTTTGGTGATGGATAGTAAGGTAGATATCGTCCGTCGTGCCGTTAGTTTAGGGGTTCCCATTGCTGATACTTGGTCTTGTTATCAAGGAGAAGTTGAACCCTGCGGTTTATGCGATTCCTGTCGCATCAGAGATCAGGCTTTAATTGAGGCCGGTTATCCCGAATTAGCCACTCCCCTGTTGAAACAGTCGGGGAAAATAGGGAGGATAGTGAAAAATGGAGATAATCTAGGCAATTAA